From Triticum urartu cultivar G1812 chromosome 2, Tu2.1, whole genome shotgun sequence, a single genomic window includes:
- the LOC125537087 gene encoding magnesium transporter MRS2-B-like isoform X1, translated as MLFCSSYPMAEKVEGGTASAGRSSASSSAVQLSPPLAALSASPPLLASPSPLMILLVGGSATQGILDVPNLKKCGGGRSAWGRRAQLDREGLCSLRADARGQQRHHDVQLRAAHPCPQPLRPTLGVSSKILSRERIIIVNSKLIRCVKSLGPGLQGQALMESLRMNARERKRSSNSLGSEKIRSNISLEKERYISRGQQRRAKSAG; from the exons ATGCTCTTCTGTTCATCTTATCCAATGGCAGAGAAGGTGGAAGGTGGGACAGCTTCGGCTGGGCGCTCGTCGGCGAGCTCGTCGGCCGTCCAGCTCTCCCCTCCGCTTGCGGCCCTCTCGGCCTCTCCTCCACTTCTTGCGTCCCCGTCCCCCCT AATGATCCTACTCGTTGGTGGATCTGCTACTCAGGGCATCCTCGACGTTCCTAACCTCAAGAAGTGCGGCGGCGGCAGATCCGCGTGGGGGCGTCGAGCGCAGCTGGATCGTGAAGGCCTCTGCAGCCTCCGTGCAGACGCTCGAGGTCAACAACGCCACCATGATGTACAGCTGCGAGCTGCCCACCCGTGTCCTCAGCCTCTTCGTCCCACTCTTGGTGTCTCCTCAAAGATCCTCAGCAGGGAGCGCATCATTATCGTCAACTCCAAGCTGATCCGATGCGTCAAGAG TTTAGGTCCAGGACTCCAGGGGCAGGCGCTAATGGAGAGTTTGAGAATGAATGCGAGAG AGAGGAAGCGAAGCAGCAACAGTTTGGGTTCAGAGAAGATTAGGAGCAACATTTCATTGGAGAAGGAGAGGTACATCAGCCGAGGGCAGCAGCGGAGAGCAAAATCAGCAGGTTAG
- the LOC125537087 gene encoding magnesium transporter MRS2-B-like isoform X2, with amino-acid sequence MLFCSSYPMAEKVEGGTASAGRSSASSSAVQLSPPLAALSASPPLLASPSPLMILLVGGSATQGILDVPNLKKCGGGRSAWGRRAQLDREGLCSLRADARGQQRHHDVQLRAAHPCPQPLRPTLGVSSKILSRERIIIVNSKLIRCVKRSRTPGAGANGEFENECEREEAKQQQFGFRED; translated from the exons ATGCTCTTCTGTTCATCTTATCCAATGGCAGAGAAGGTGGAAGGTGGGACAGCTTCGGCTGGGCGCTCGTCGGCGAGCTCGTCGGCCGTCCAGCTCTCCCCTCCGCTTGCGGCCCTCTCGGCCTCTCCTCCACTTCTTGCGTCCCCGTCCCCCCT AATGATCCTACTCGTTGGTGGATCTGCTACTCAGGGCATCCTCGACGTTCCTAACCTCAAGAAGTGCGGCGGCGGCAGATCCGCGTGGGGGCGTCGAGCGCAGCTGGATCGTGAAGGCCTCTGCAGCCTCCGTGCAGACGCTCGAGGTCAACAACGCCACCATGATGTACAGCTGCGAGCTGCCCACCCGTGTCCTCAGCCTCTTCGTCCCACTCTTGGTGTCTCCTCAAAGATCCTCAGCAGGGAGCGCATCATTATCGTCAACTCCAAGCTGATCCGATGCGTCAAGAG GTCCAGGACTCCAGGGGCAGGCGCTAATGGAGAGTTTGAGAATGAATGCGAGAG AGAGGAAGCGAAGCAGCAACAGTTTGGGTTCAGAGAAGATTAG
- the LOC125537087 gene encoding magnesium transporter MRS2-B-like isoform X3, with protein MLFCSSYPMAEKVEGGTASAGRSSASSSAVQLSPPLAALSASPPLLASPSPLMILLVGGSATQGILDVPNLKKCGGGRSAWGRRAQLDREGLCSLRADARGQQRHHDVQLRAAHPCPQPLRPTLGVSSKILSRERIIIVNSKLIRCVKREEAKQQQFGFRED; from the exons ATGCTCTTCTGTTCATCTTATCCAATGGCAGAGAAGGTGGAAGGTGGGACAGCTTCGGCTGGGCGCTCGTCGGCGAGCTCGTCGGCCGTCCAGCTCTCCCCTCCGCTTGCGGCCCTCTCGGCCTCTCCTCCACTTCTTGCGTCCCCGTCCCCCCT AATGATCCTACTCGTTGGTGGATCTGCTACTCAGGGCATCCTCGACGTTCCTAACCTCAAGAAGTGCGGCGGCGGCAGATCCGCGTGGGGGCGTCGAGCGCAGCTGGATCGTGAAGGCCTCTGCAGCCTCCGTGCAGACGCTCGAGGTCAACAACGCCACCATGATGTACAGCTGCGAGCTGCCCACCCGTGTCCTCAGCCTCTTCGTCCCACTCTTGGTGTCTCCTCAAAGATCCTCAGCAGGGAGCGCATCATTATCGTCAACTCCAAGCTGATCCGATGCGTCAAGAG AGAGGAAGCGAAGCAGCAACAGTTTGGGTTCAGAGAAGATTAG